The Halanaerobiaceae bacterium ANBcell28 genome window below encodes:
- a CDS encoding putative sulfate exporter family transporter, whose product MKLRKSKFLKSEDWWSVYLGFALIFLTLIGIIDRPILPGRWGGAGGDSIFAVLPTGIIFTGIFTLLIFGISTYFTGDIPKKFLSGFTGVFVLTILAEALGNYQPLRHYGFNNVIWALFIGLLISNTIGVPDFLKGGIKTELYIKTGLVLLGSSVLFNRMLSLGSLGLGVAWVVTPFVLIFMFWYSQKVLKMEENKGLAITIASATSVCGVSAAIATGSASKSKKEEISLAISITLIFTVIMMVAMPIIARLIGLDNLVAGAWLGGTIDATGAVVAAGAILGEEAMEVASLIKMIQNILIGLVAFAVAIFWVVFYENKSVKEAKVSPKEIWYRTPKFILGFIIASITFSFFIPSNLVDNSLGILNGYRSFFFTLAFISIGLDSNLRDMAKMLKNGKPLRLYLIGQSLNIILTLIAAYVFFSGRFFNLPF is encoded by the coding sequence ATGAAATTAAGAAAATCTAAATTTTTAAAATCAGAAGATTGGTGGTCTGTTTATCTAGGCTTTGCTCTAATTTTTCTAACGCTTATTGGTATAATTGATAGACCAATATTACCTGGTAGATGGGGCGGTGCAGGTGGAGATTCTATATTTGCCGTTTTACCAACAGGAATCATATTTACTGGTATTTTTACATTACTTATATTTGGTATTAGTACTTATTTTACAGGGGATATTCCTAAGAAATTTTTAAGTGGTTTTACTGGGGTTTTTGTATTAACAATTTTAGCTGAGGCATTGGGTAATTATCAGCCATTAAGACATTATGGTTTTAATAATGTCATCTGGGCTTTATTTATCGGCTTACTTATTAGCAATACTATAGGAGTTCCTGATTTTTTAAAGGGAGGTATTAAGACAGAACTTTATATTAAAACAGGTTTAGTATTATTAGGATCATCAGTATTATTTAATAGAATGTTGTCTTTGGGGAGCCTTGGTCTTGGCGTAGCCTGGGTAGTAACTCCTTTTGTTCTTATCTTTATGTTCTGGTACTCTCAAAAGGTTTTGAAAATGGAAGAAAACAAAGGGTTGGCTATTACTATAGCTTCAGCAACTTCTGTTTGTGGTGTATCAGCTGCTATAGCTACAGGTTCTGCTTCTAAGTCTAAAAAAGAGGAGATCAGCTTAGCTATATCTATAACCTTAATATTTACTGTAATAATGATGGTTGCTATGCCTATAATTGCTAGATTAATTGGTCTAGATAATCTTGTAGCAGGAGCGTGGCTTGGAGGTACTATTGATGCAACTGGAGCTGTAGTTGCTGCAGGAGCTATATTAGGTGAAGAGGCAATGGAAGTAGCATCATTAATTAAAATGATTCAAAATATTTTAATTGGATTAGTTGCTTTTGCTGTTGCAATTTTCTGGGTTGTATTTTATGAGAATAAGTCTGTGAAAGAGGCTAAAGTTAGTCCAAAAGAAATCTGGTATCGTACACCTAAGTTTATTCTTGGTTTTATAATTGCATCAATTACATTTTCATTTTTTATACCGTCTAACCTTGTTGATAATTCTTTGGGTATTCTAAATGGTTATCGTAGTTTTTTCTTTACTCTAGCATTTATTAGTATAGGTTTAGATTCTAATCTGCGGGATATGGCTAAAATGCTCAAAAACGGTAAACCTTTAAGATTATATCTAATAGGGCAGAGTTTAAATATTATTCTTACTCTTATCGCTGCCTATGTTTTCTTTAGTGGAAGATTCTTTAATTTACCATTTTAA
- the pcrA gene encoding DNA helicase PcrA — MSKRNIIEGLNPQQKEAVQHLEGPLLVLAGAGSGKTRVLTRRIAYMIENYNVNPYNILAVTFTNKAASEMKERVAELLGGIKGSVWVSTFHSFCVRVLRKEIKKLSYDSNFIIYDTSDQRSLMKNVLKELNYDIKKTKPRAVLAEISKAKNELITAEEFSHKTGDYFLDIVAKAYDLYQEKLKENNALDFDDLIMKTVELFQENELVLEYYQDRFKYISIDEYQDVNTAQYELVQLLADKYNNLCVVGDPDQGIYGFRGADIRNILNFENDYPEAKIIKLEQNYRSKEKILQAADSVISNNLSRKDKRLWTDQGQGKDLNYYQAYDDKDEANYVAEKINNKLEDAYKYKDIAILYRTNAQSRSLEEALVKYAIPYQIVGGVRFYDRMEIKDIIAYLRLIYNNNDDISFLRIVNKPRRGIGAGTLAKLEDFTQSRMISLYEGALRAKEISTLSASYQNKLLAFASMMEEFKVASQDLSIDILTQKVIEETAYRDDLLSEGTIQAQSRLENIEELFSVMQEFNEADGESSLAAFLEEVSLISDVDTMNDSADYITLMTFHSAKGLEYPVVFMVGMEEGIFPHANSMFMPEELEEERRLCYVGITRAMEELYLTSAKERMRFGEWQQNPPSQFLDEIPNELISAYNDQLSIDEENDEFEKALSFLDEDEDLKDKGKVSTKEEEYDYKVGEKVYHPKWGIGTVLALENEGGMKIKIKFSKGKAKTLMAAYAPIKKA; from the coding sequence ATGTCGAAAAGGAATATAATTGAAGGATTAAATCCACAGCAAAAAGAAGCTGTTCAACATTTAGAAGGTCCATTATTGGTTTTGGCTGGTGCTGGCAGTGGAAAGACCAGAGTTTTGACTAGAAGAATAGCCTATATGATAGAAAACTACAATGTGAATCCATATAATATTCTAGCAGTTACTTTTACAAATAAAGCAGCTAGTGAAATGAAGGAAAGAGTTGCAGAATTACTTGGAGGTATTAAGGGCTCTGTTTGGGTTAGCACTTTTCATTCTTTTTGTGTCCGGGTTTTAAGAAAAGAGATAAAGAAATTATCTTATGATAGTAATTTTATAATATATGATACCAGTGATCAGAGAAGTTTGATGAAGAATGTTCTAAAAGAGCTGAATTATGATATTAAGAAGACGAAGCCCAGAGCTGTTTTGGCTGAAATTAGTAAGGCAAAAAATGAGTTAATAACAGCAGAAGAATTTAGCCACAAAACAGGAGACTATTTTTTGGATATAGTAGCTAAAGCTTATGACTTATATCAAGAGAAATTAAAAGAAAATAATGCCCTGGATTTTGATGATCTTATTATGAAAACAGTTGAACTTTTTCAAGAAAATGAACTTGTATTGGAATATTATCAGGATAGGTTTAAATATATATCAATAGATGAGTATCAGGATGTAAATACTGCTCAATATGAATTGGTACAATTACTGGCTGACAAGTATAATAATCTTTGTGTTGTTGGTGATCCTGATCAGGGTATATATGGTTTTAGAGGTGCAGACATTAGAAATATCCTTAATTTTGAGAATGATTACCCAGAGGCTAAAATTATAAAACTGGAACAAAATTATCGTTCTAAGGAGAAAATTTTACAGGCTGCTGATAGTGTTATTTCAAATAATTTGTCCCGGAAAGATAAGAGATTGTGGACAGATCAAGGACAGGGTAAAGATTTGAATTATTATCAGGCATATGATGATAAGGATGAGGCTAATTATGTTGCTGAAAAGATTAATAATAAGTTAGAAGACGCTTATAAGTATAAAGATATTGCTATTTTATATCGTACTAATGCACAGTCGCGCTCTCTGGAGGAAGCTTTAGTAAAGTATGCAATTCCTTATCAAATTGTTGGTGGGGTTAGATTCTATGATCGCATGGAAATTAAAGATATCATTGCATACTTGAGATTAATTTATAATAATAATGATGATATAAGTTTTTTACGAATTGTAAATAAACCACGACGTGGAATTGGTGCAGGTACCTTGGCTAAGCTAGAAGATTTTACACAAAGTAGAATGATATCCTTATACGAAGGGGCTTTAAGGGCTAAAGAGATATCCACCTTAAGTGCTTCTTATCAAAATAAGTTATTAGCTTTTGCTTCTATGATGGAAGAATTTAAAGTAGCAAGTCAAGATTTGTCAATTGATATTTTGACACAGAAAGTAATAGAAGAAACAGCTTATAGAGATGATTTGCTTTCTGAAGGTACAATACAGGCACAAAGTCGTTTAGAAAATATAGAAGAACTCTTTTCTGTAATGCAGGAATTCAATGAGGCGGATGGGGAGAGTTCTCTGGCTGCTTTTCTAGAAGAGGTTTCTTTGATTTCCGATGTAGATACTATGAATGATTCCGCAGATTATATTACCTTAATGACCTTCCATTCGGCTAAGGGATTGGAATACCCTGTGGTTTTCATGGTCGGTATGGAAGAAGGTATTTTCCCACATGCAAATTCCATGTTTATGCCAGAAGAGCTTGAAGAGGAAAGAAGGTTATGCTATGTAGGTATTACCAGGGCTATGGAGGAATTGTATCTAACAAGTGCTAAGGAAAGAATGCGTTTTGGTGAATGGCAGCAGAACCCTCCTTCGCAGTTTTTAGATGAGATACCGAATGAACTGATTAGTGCTTACAATGATCAATTAAGTATTGATGAAGAAAATGATGAATTTGAGAAAGCCTTATCTTTCTTAGATGAAGATGAAGACTTAAAGGATAAAGGTAAAGTATCCACTAAAGAAGAAGAGTATGATTATAAGGTTGGTGAAAAGGTTTATCATCCAAAATGGGGAATTGGTACTGTTCTTGCTCTTGAAAATGAAGGAGGCATGAAAATAAAGATAAAATTCTCTAAAGGTAAAGCTAAGACATTAATGGCAGCATATGCTCCAATTAAAAAAGCTTAA
- a CDS encoding DUF4097 family beta strand repeat-containing protein: MRLKFLLILLVLLTISIILSGCHSTYQEERYFSENFRHGMTLEISNDIGNVEIRNWESNRISVVANITGYASSIEEARRFVDSTQIRRTWHGSRLHINSVTQGETITSGSKVDYVITIPRDFNADINTTTGDIRIEEIRGNVNLKTSTGDIRIRSLIGDIFSRTSTGNIRINEFEGEMDIETSTGNINVSLFNQRYTQNNIRTSTGDIELVFFSDPSAFFDLKVSTGDIYYFGTYYDDDIQAGRRSSSTKYNIRTSTGDIFLSHR, translated from the coding sequence ATGAGGTTAAAGTTTTTGCTAATTTTATTAGTTCTTTTAACTATCTCAATTATACTCAGTGGCTGTCACTCTACATATCAAGAAGAACGTTACTTTAGTGAGAATTTTAGGCATGGTATGACATTAGAAATTAGCAATGACATTGGAAATGTCGAGATTAGAAATTGGGAGAGTAATAGGATTAGTGTAGTTGCAAATATTACAGGTTATGCTTCTTCAATAGAGGAAGCAAGGCGATTTGTTGATTCAACCCAGATACGGAGAACTTGGCATGGTAGTAGACTGCATATTAACTCTGTAACACAGGGTGAAACAATTACATCAGGTTCTAAAGTCGATTATGTAATAACAATACCTAGAGATTTTAATGCAGATATAAATACTACAACAGGTGATATTAGAATTGAAGAAATCCGTGGTAATGTTAATTTAAAGACAAGTACAGGCGATATTCGTATTAGATCATTAATAGGTGATATTTTTAGTCGTACCAGTACAGGTAATATAAGAATTAATGAATTTGAGGGAGAAATGGATATTGAAACAAGTACAGGTAATATAAATGTATCTCTTTTTAATCAACGTTATACTCAAAATAACATTAGGACATCTACAGGTGATATAGAACTTGTGTTTTTTAGCGACCCATCTGCTTTCTTTGATTTAAAAGTTAGTACAGGAGATATATACTATTTTGGCACTTATTATGATGATGACATTCAAGCTGGGAGACGTAGTTCGTCTACAAAATATAATATACGTACAAGTACTGGCGATATTTTCTTGAGCCATAGATAG